The following proteins are co-located in the Pedobacter frigiditerrae genome:
- a CDS encoding WbqC family protein has product MQSSAIFPLFYLPPVSYFTALKENDLNFLIEKHEHFPKQTFRNRVSIASPDGILDLFIPVIKGSKVRTPFKDVKISYDSKWQRLHWLSLQTCYRSSAYFEYYEDGLAPFYEKKYDFLFDYNLELLSWLLKQMKFNSTLNFTEEYFKEIDGLDLRDSFNKKTIHSVETKSYFQVFSDRNEFISNLSIVDLLFNQGPQTKSYL; this is encoded by the coding sequence ATGCAAAGTTCAGCTATATTTCCACTTTTTTATCTTCCGCCAGTTAGTTACTTCACTGCATTAAAAGAGAATGATTTAAATTTTTTAATAGAAAAACATGAGCATTTCCCAAAGCAAACATTTCGTAATCGAGTAAGTATTGCTTCGCCGGATGGTATATTAGATTTATTTATTCCAGTAATAAAAGGTTCAAAAGTCCGTACACCATTTAAAGATGTTAAAATTAGTTACGATTCAAAATGGCAGCGTTTACATTGGTTAAGCTTACAAACTTGTTATAGAAGTTCTGCTTATTTTGAATATTACGAAGATGGATTAGCTCCATTCTATGAAAAAAAATATGATTTCCTTTTTGATTATAACTTAGAACTATTGAGTTGGCTTTTAAAGCAAATGAAATTTAATTCAACCCTTAATTTTACAGAAGAATATTTTAAGGAAATTGATGGCTTAGATTTGAGAGATAGCTTTAACAAAAAAACAATTCATTCGGTTGAAACGAAAAGCTATTTCCAAGTGTTTAGCGATAGAAATGAATTTATCTCAAACTTAAGTATTGTAGATTTATTGTTTAATCAAGGTCCACAGACAAAATCATATCTTTAA
- a CDS encoding lysophospholipid acyltransferase family protein: MIKKGFLHIGLFFLYLLSLLPLAVLHFFARLLYYPLYHIIGYRRKVVRENVQKSFPEKSFEEIIRIEKSFYKYLADLIFEIIKLNTISESELRKRVKFNGLSQIEAYFSKGESVLACTGHYGNWELCMLALGLNLSATEYVIYKPLASEVFEKWFQKLRTRFGNEFVPMRQTLRKVIATKDQPTMFCFAADQTPVKEETQYTLQWLNQPTAVLLGLEKIALQTNRPIFYFDVIKVKRGYYEVDCLLLCEEPKATEGHEITDLLYEFLNKTIQREPPFWLWSHRRWKFVV; encoded by the coding sequence ATGATTAAAAAAGGCTTTTTGCATATCGGGTTATTTTTTTTGTATCTGTTATCTCTTTTGCCATTAGCTGTGCTACATTTTTTTGCAAGATTACTTTATTACCCACTCTATCATATTATAGGCTATAGAAGAAAAGTAGTGAGAGAAAATGTGCAAAAATCTTTTCCAGAAAAGAGTTTTGAAGAAATCATTCGCATAGAAAAAAGCTTTTATAAATATTTGGCAGATTTGATTTTCGAAATCATAAAGTTAAATACAATTTCAGAAAGCGAACTACGTAAACGAGTTAAATTTAATGGTCTAAGCCAAATTGAGGCCTATTTTAGCAAAGGAGAAAGTGTGTTGGCCTGCACTGGTCATTATGGAAATTGGGAATTATGTATGTTAGCTTTAGGATTAAACCTTAGTGCCACTGAATATGTGATTTATAAGCCTTTGGCCAGTGAAGTTTTTGAAAAATGGTTTCAAAAGCTAAGAACTCGTTTTGGAAATGAATTTGTGCCAATGCGCCAAACTTTAAGAAAGGTAATCGCCACAAAAGACCAGCCAACTATGTTTTGTTTTGCTGCCGACCAAACACCTGTTAAGGAAGAAACACAGTATACTTTACAATGGTTAAATCAGCCTACTGCAGTTTTGTTAGGTTTAGAGAAAATAGCACTACAGACTAATAGGCCAATATTTTATTTTGATGTAATTAAAGTTAAACGAGGTTATTATGAGGTTGATTGTTTGTTATTATGCGAAGAACCAAAAGCGACTGAAGGCCACGAAATAACCGATTTATTATATGAGTTTTTAAATAAAACCATTCAGCGTGAGCCCCCTTTTTGGCTTTGGAGCCATAGGCGATGGAAATTTGTAGTTTAG
- a CDS encoding glycosyltransferase family 2 protein, whose translation MAPSVAVVILNWNGKNLLEKFLPSVMQSKYQNLQIIVGDNASTDDSVEFIKTNYPQITVLTNDKNYGFAGGYNHILERVNADYFVLLNSDVEVPENWIKPVIDLMQSDEKIAVAQPKIKYQVEKDQFEYAGAAGGFMDLYAYPFCRGRIFDEVELDNNQYNSNTDIFWASGAAFFIKSKAWKEVNGLDADLFAHMEEIDLCWRLKNLGYRIVACADAEVYHLGGGTLNAINPFKTYLNFRNNLIIMQKNLPKGDAYTLIFARIWLDFAAWLRFLLKGKPKFTLAISKAHFHFFRDLNKTAAKRSDKQIPFKNHIGVYKHSIVWAYFVKKLKKFNDLRW comes from the coding sequence ATGGCACCAAGTGTAGCAGTTGTAATTTTAAATTGGAATGGTAAAAATTTGTTAGAAAAATTTTTACCAAGTGTTATGCAATCTAAGTATCAGAACTTACAAATAATAGTAGGTGATAATGCTTCTACTGATGATTCCGTTGAATTTATCAAAACAAATTATCCTCAAATAACTGTTCTAACTAACGATAAAAACTACGGTTTTGCTGGTGGATATAATCACATTTTAGAAAGAGTAAATGCTGATTATTTTGTGCTACTAAACTCTGATGTTGAAGTTCCAGAAAATTGGATTAAACCAGTTATAGACTTAATGCAGAGCGATGAAAAGATTGCTGTTGCTCAACCAAAAATAAAATATCAAGTTGAAAAAGACCAATTTGAATATGCTGGTGCGGCTGGTGGATTTATGGACTTGTACGCTTACCCATTTTGTAGAGGAAGAATTTTTGATGAAGTTGAGTTAGACAATAATCAGTATAACTCAAATACAGATATCTTTTGGGCAAGTGGTGCTGCTTTTTTTATTAAAAGCAAAGCTTGGAAAGAAGTGAATGGCTTAGATGCAGATTTGTTTGCCCATATGGAGGAGATAGATTTATGCTGGCGGTTAAAGAACTTGGGTTATAGAATTGTTGCTTGTGCAGATGCAGAAGTTTACCATTTAGGTGGCGGCACATTAAATGCAATTAATCCCTTTAAAACCTATTTAAACTTTAGAAACAACCTAATTATCATGCAAAAGAATTTGCCAAAGGGTGATGCTTATACCTTAATTTTTGCTAGGATTTGGCTAGATTTTGCAGCTTGGTTACGGTTTTTATTAAAAGGGAAACCTAAATTTACATTAGCTATTTCTAAAGCTCATTTTCATTTTTTTAGAGACTTGAATAAAACAGCTGCAAAAAGAAGCGACAAACAGATTCCTTTTAAAAATCATATTGGCGTTTATAAACACAGTATTGTCTGGGCTTATTTCGTTAAAAAATTAAAGAAGTTTAATGACTTAAGATGGTAA
- a CDS encoding TlpA disulfide reductase family protein, with the protein MKKYLFILSLFFAVNAHAQITTRTTTKLDQNTVVKDSSGTVLPYAIWQKLMETGEYNLRRPQGSEEFVAYKMNDVEKARAAERKKAAMLNMPKPRQAASLKEGEKFNGDKFTDINGNKYDLKTAVDKIYVINFWFINCPPCKQEIPELNKVVEKYKDNKDVVFIAVALDSKSELKEFLKTTAFNYNIVDDGRYYSQKYEIDGYPTHVIVGKDSLIKFSTIGLTGNTVYWIEKTIGEQLKGI; encoded by the coding sequence ATGAAAAAATACCTATTCATACTAAGCTTGTTTTTTGCCGTTAATGCCCATGCACAAATAACAACAAGAACAACTACAAAATTAGACCAGAATACAGTTGTAAAAGATAGTTCGGGAACAGTTTTGCCTTATGCAATTTGGCAGAAATTAATGGAAACTGGTGAATATAATTTAAGAAGACCACAAGGGTCAGAAGAATTTGTAGCCTACAAAATGAATGATGTCGAGAAAGCAAGGGCAGCTGAAAGAAAAAAAGCGGCGATGCTTAATATGCCAAAACCTCGTCAGGCAGCCTCATTAAAAGAAGGAGAGAAGTTTAACGGTGATAAGTTTACAGACATCAATGGTAATAAATACGATTTAAAAACAGCTGTAGATAAAATTTACGTTATCAATTTTTGGTTTATCAACTGTCCACCTTGCAAGCAAGAAATCCCTGAATTAAACAAAGTAGTAGAAAAATACAAAGACAATAAAGATGTAGTATTTATTGCTGTTGCTTTAGATAGTAAATCTGAGCTTAAAGAGTTTTTGAAAACAACTGCTTTTAACTACAATATAGTAGATGATGGAAGATATTATTCTCAGAAATATGAAATTGATGGTTATCCTACACATGTAATTGTAGGTAAAGATAGCTTGATTAAATTCAGTACAATAGGCTTAACAGGAAATACGGTTTATTGGATAGAAAAAACAATTGGTGAACAATTAAAAGGCATTTAA
- the aroQ gene encoding type II 3-dehydroquinate dehydratase gives MKIQIINGPNLNLLGLREPSIYGSEGFETYISQLREMYSIIEIDYYQSNVEGELINKLHEVGFSYDGIIINAGGYTHTSVAIADAIAAIRTPVVEVHISNIYAREEFRHVSLTGKNCKGVLTGFGLDGYRLAIESLLK, from the coding sequence ATGAAAATACAAATAATCAACGGTCCAAATTTAAATCTTTTAGGTTTACGTGAACCTTCTATATATGGCTCAGAAGGATTTGAAACTTATATTTCGCAACTGCGTGAAATGTACAGCATTATAGAAATTGATTATTACCAAAGCAATGTTGAAGGGGAGTTGATTAACAAATTACACGAAGTTGGCTTTTCTTACGATGGCATTATCATTAATGCAGGAGGTTACACACATACTTCTGTAGCAATTGCTGATGCCATTGCAGCTATAAGAACCCCTGTTGTAGAGGTACATATTTCTAATATCTATGCTCGTGAAGAATTTCGCCACGTTTCTTTAACAGGGAAAAACTGTAAAGGCGTTTTAACAGGTTTTGGTTTAGATGGCTATCGTTTAGCAATTGAAAGTTTATTAAAATAA